A region of Pseudarthrobacter sp. NIBRBAC000502770 DNA encodes the following proteins:
- a CDS encoding L-threonylcarbamoyladenylate synthase: MTTTYDCTIEDERARGLEDAQRAIGEKKCVVLPTDTVYGIGADAFSPQAVTMLLVSKGRSRTMPPPVLIPRINALDGLATEVSAEARKLAEAFWPGGLTLILHAQPSLDWDLGETKGTVALRMPADDVALELLTLTGPLAVSSANRTGQAPAQTAAAAREQLADSVEVYLEGGPRPLEGEPGVPSTIVDATGPVLRVVRDGAVSLDQLRAHVPGVLGLGEDPTPAGDAGAAPAGDAQDGGDVPASEAGSSAVTAPDTESTAAAGDQQP; the protein is encoded by the coding sequence GTGACCACAACTTATGACTGCACCATTGAAGACGAGCGCGCCCGCGGCCTCGAGGACGCCCAGCGCGCCATCGGCGAAAAGAAGTGCGTCGTGCTCCCCACGGACACCGTGTACGGGATCGGCGCGGACGCGTTCTCGCCGCAGGCCGTGACCATGCTGCTGGTATCCAAAGGGCGGAGCCGCACCATGCCGCCGCCCGTCCTGATCCCGCGCATCAACGCGCTGGACGGCCTGGCCACCGAGGTGTCCGCGGAAGCGCGCAAGCTGGCTGAGGCCTTCTGGCCCGGTGGCCTGACACTGATCCTGCACGCTCAGCCGTCCCTCGACTGGGACCTGGGCGAAACCAAGGGGACCGTGGCACTGCGGATGCCCGCCGACGACGTTGCCCTCGAACTGCTGACCTTGACCGGCCCCCTCGCCGTGTCTTCAGCCAACCGCACCGGCCAGGCTCCGGCCCAGACTGCCGCCGCTGCCCGCGAGCAGCTGGCCGATTCCGTAGAGGTGTACCTGGAAGGTGGCCCGCGTCCCCTGGAGGGCGAGCCCGGCGTGCCGTCCACCATCGTGGACGCCACCGGACCCGTCCTGCGCGTAGTGCGCGACGGAGCAGTGAGCCTTGACCAGCTCCGCGCGCACGTCCCCGGAGTCCTTGGCCTGGGGGAGGACCCCACTCCTGCCGGAGATGCAGGCGCCGCGCCGGCAGGCGATGCGCAGGACGGCGGCGACGTACCGGCGTCGGAAGCCGGCTCGTCCGCCGTGACGGCGCCGGACACCGAATCCACCGCCGCTGCCGGGGACCAGCAGCCGTGA
- the prmC gene encoding peptide chain release factor N(5)-glutamine methyltransferase, with the protein MNAGQTLAEAVSAATAVLRDAGVPSPRVDAELLADHLLNVGLGRLRALMLGDTPAPDGYAELVAERAGRVPLQHITGVAHFRYLELAVGPGVFIPRPETESVVQLAIDHVKGMQAPRIVDLGTGSGAIAGSLASEVPGAEVHAVEFSPFAHAWAAKNLVPLGVDLVLGDLRDAFQELNGSVDVVVSNPPYIPAEAIPNEPEVALHDPPEALYGGGADGMELPTAAAKSAARLLRPGGYFVMEHAEVQAGWIAAMLARTGAWTHITTHLDLNGKDRATSAVLADQATPNERMGQ; encoded by the coding sequence ATGAACGCGGGCCAGACCCTCGCCGAGGCCGTTAGCGCGGCCACGGCCGTCCTCCGCGACGCCGGCGTGCCCAGCCCCAGGGTGGACGCCGAGCTCCTGGCCGACCACCTGCTGAACGTGGGCCTCGGCCGGCTCCGCGCGCTGATGCTGGGCGACACGCCGGCTCCCGACGGCTATGCGGAGCTGGTGGCTGAACGGGCCGGGCGGGTGCCGCTCCAGCACATCACCGGGGTGGCGCATTTCCGCTACCTGGAGCTGGCCGTGGGTCCTGGCGTGTTCATCCCGCGTCCGGAGACAGAATCGGTGGTGCAGCTGGCCATCGACCACGTCAAGGGGATGCAGGCTCCCAGGATCGTGGACCTCGGCACGGGCTCAGGCGCCATTGCGGGTTCGCTCGCTTCGGAGGTTCCCGGTGCCGAGGTGCACGCGGTCGAATTCAGCCCCTTTGCGCACGCCTGGGCCGCCAAAAACCTGGTGCCGCTAGGCGTGGACCTTGTCCTGGGGGACCTGCGCGACGCCTTTCAGGAACTCAACGGAAGCGTCGACGTCGTAGTATCCAACCCGCCGTACATCCCGGCGGAAGCCATCCCCAACGAACCCGAAGTAGCGCTGCACGATCCGCCCGAGGCCTTGTATGGCGGGGGAGCGGACGGCATGGAACTTCCGACGGCGGCGGCAAAGTCCGCTGCCAGGCTGCTGCGGCCAGGGGGTTACTTCGTTATGGAACACGCCGAAGTGCAGGCCGGCTGGATTGCCGCCATGCTTGCCAGGACCGGAGCCTGGACGCACATCACGACGCACCTGGACCTCAACGGCAAGGACCGCGCCACCAGCGCCGTCCTCGCGGACCAGGCCACACCGAATGAAAGAATGGGCCAGTGA
- the prfA gene encoding peptide chain release factor 1: protein MFESVQGLLDEHDAIQAQLGDPAVYADQRLARKLGRRSAQLNGIVEAYHKWEGIRDDLAAAKEMAAEDPEFAAEVPELEAALETAAAKLRRLLIPRDPDDARNVILEVKGGEGGDEAALFAGDLLRMYTRYAESRGWKTEIISATESDLGGYKDVQVAVKGNSNDPAEGVYARLKFEGGVHRVQRVPVTESQGRIHTSAAGVLVLPEVDEPEELEINQNDLKIDVYRSSGPGGQSVNTTDSAVRITHLPTGIVVAMQNEKSQLQNREAGMRVLRARILAHQQEQIDAENSAQRKSQIRTMDRSERIRTYNYPENRIADHRTGYKAYNLDQVMNGDLEPVIQSAIEMDEQARLDAIGD, encoded by the coding sequence ATGTTTGAGTCCGTACAGGGCCTGCTTGATGAGCATGACGCTATCCAGGCGCAGCTGGGGGATCCTGCTGTTTATGCTGACCAGCGGCTTGCCCGGAAGCTGGGGCGGCGGTCGGCTCAGCTCAATGGCATTGTTGAGGCTTACCACAAGTGGGAAGGCATCCGGGATGACCTTGCCGCGGCCAAGGAAATGGCTGCCGAGGATCCCGAGTTCGCTGCCGAGGTCCCTGAACTGGAGGCTGCCCTGGAAACTGCCGCGGCCAAGCTGCGGCGCCTGCTGATTCCCCGCGATCCCGACGACGCCCGCAACGTGATCCTCGAGGTCAAGGGCGGCGAAGGCGGGGACGAGGCTGCCCTGTTCGCCGGCGATCTGCTGCGCATGTACACCCGCTATGCGGAGTCCCGCGGCTGGAAGACCGAAATCATCTCCGCCACGGAGTCGGACCTGGGCGGATACAAGGACGTCCAGGTGGCCGTCAAGGGCAACTCCAACGACCCCGCCGAAGGCGTGTACGCCCGGCTCAAGTTCGAAGGCGGTGTGCACCGCGTCCAGCGCGTGCCCGTCACTGAGTCCCAGGGCCGCATCCACACCTCCGCGGCCGGCGTGCTGGTCCTGCCCGAAGTGGACGAGCCCGAAGAGCTCGAAATCAACCAGAATGACCTCAAAATCGACGTCTACCGTTCCTCCGGCCCCGGCGGCCAGTCCGTCAACACCACGGACTCGGCCGTCCGCATCACGCACCTTCCTACCGGCATCGTCGTCGCGATGCAGAACGAGAAGTCCCAGCTCCAGAACCGCGAGGCCGGCATGCGCGTGCTCCGCGCCCGCATCCTGGCCCACCAGCAGGAGCAGATCGACGCCGAGAACTCGGCCCAGCGCAAGTCGCAGATCCGCACCATGGACCGCTCCGAGCGGATCCGCACCTACAACTACCCGGAAAACCGGATCGCGGACCACCGCACCGGCTACAAGGCGTACAACCTTGACCAGGTCATGAACGGCGACCTGGAACCGGTGATCCAGTCCGCGATCGAGATGGACGAACAGGCACGCCTGGACGCCATCGGCGACTAG
- the rho gene encoding transcription termination factor Rho: protein MTETTELSPAVEHTTSAAESSAAPAKSSGLAGLKLAQLQALASQLGISGGSRMRKGDLVSAISAHRAGNLTVKTTAKAADKASESTVAPAAAAPEAATEEAPAAEGTRARGRGRSRRAVSDGVVAPAAEAPAVETAAAPATAAVEAPSAAPAESTEASEGAPERRQPRARNRRRSEAAAASIQEAPVETPAEQPATEQRAGEQRAGEQRTEAPAEAGDAGQRTERRDGGRTRGRDNTRDSDGGRDNSGSRDAGQRDGGRDNRDNDDSDGGSRRNRRNRRDRNDRNDRSGGQDRDNSRNDRFRDRNDRRRGRNQGPDVDDVEVTDDDVLLPVAGILDVLENYAFIRTSGYLPGPNDVYVSLAQVKKYNLRKGDAVVGAIRAPREGEDRSQQSNRQKFNALVRVTSVNGKTPEELKDRVEFAKLVPLYPSERLRLETDPKKIGPRVIDLVAPIGKGQRGLIVSPPKAGKTLILQSIANAITTNNPEVHLMMVLVDERPEEVTDMQRTVKGEVIASTFDRPADDHTTVAELSIERAKRLVEMGMDVVVLLDSMTRLGRAYNLAAPASGRILSGGVDSAALYPPKRFFGAARNIENGGSLTILATALVETGSKMDEVIFEEFKGTGNMELRLSRQLADKRIFPAVDVNASGTRREENLLSPEEVKIMWKLRRVLSGLETQQSLELLTNKIRETQSNVEFLMQVQKTTLGAKSDNDK from the coding sequence GTGACCGAAACCACTGAGCTGTCGCCAGCTGTGGAACACACAACTTCTGCTGCCGAATCATCGGCAGCACCCGCCAAGAGCAGCGGCCTTGCCGGCCTTAAGCTCGCCCAGCTGCAGGCCCTCGCCAGCCAGCTCGGTATCTCCGGCGGCTCCCGCATGCGCAAGGGGGACCTGGTCTCGGCCATCTCCGCCCACCGCGCAGGCAACCTGACCGTCAAGACCACTGCCAAGGCAGCGGACAAGGCTTCGGAAAGCACCGTGGCTCCGGCTGCAGCCGCACCGGAAGCAGCCACCGAAGAAGCTCCCGCCGCTGAAGGCACCCGTGCCCGCGGACGCGGCCGCAGCCGCCGCGCCGTCAGCGACGGCGTGGTAGCCCCGGCAGCCGAAGCTCCCGCCGTGGAAACCGCTGCGGCGCCTGCCACCGCAGCCGTTGAGGCGCCGTCGGCCGCCCCCGCGGAAAGCACCGAGGCATCCGAAGGCGCCCCCGAGCGCCGCCAGCCCCGCGCCCGCAACCGCCGCCGCAGCGAAGCCGCTGCCGCCTCCATCCAGGAAGCGCCGGTGGAAACACCGGCAGAACAGCCGGCAACGGAACAGCGTGCAGGCGAGCAGCGTGCAGGTGAACAGCGCACCGAAGCCCCCGCAGAAGCAGGGGACGCCGGGCAGCGCACCGAACGCCGCGATGGCGGCCGGACCCGCGGCCGCGACAACACCCGCGATTCCGACGGCGGCCGCGACAACAGCGGCAGCCGCGACGCCGGCCAGCGCGACGGCGGCCGGGACAACCGGGACAACGACGACTCCGACGGCGGAAGCCGCCGCAACCGCCGCAACCGCCGCGACCGGAATGACCGCAACGACCGCTCCGGCGGCCAGGACCGGGACAACTCCCGCAACGACCGCTTCCGCGACCGCAACGACCGCCGCCGCGGCCGCAACCAGGGACCGGACGTGGACGACGTTGAGGTTACCGACGACGACGTCCTGCTGCCGGTTGCCGGCATCCTCGACGTTCTCGAGAACTACGCGTTCATCCGCACCTCCGGCTACCTGCCCGGCCCCAACGACGTCTACGTCTCCCTGGCCCAGGTCAAGAAGTACAACCTGCGCAAGGGCGACGCCGTGGTGGGTGCCATCCGTGCACCCCGCGAAGGTGAAGACCGCAGCCAGCAGTCCAACCGCCAGAAGTTCAACGCCCTGGTGCGCGTCACGTCCGTCAACGGCAAGACGCCCGAAGAACTCAAGGACCGCGTCGAGTTCGCCAAGCTGGTTCCGCTCTACCCGTCGGAGCGCCTGCGCCTCGAGACCGACCCCAAGAAGATCGGTCCCCGCGTCATCGACCTCGTGGCCCCGATCGGAAAAGGCCAGCGCGGCCTGATCGTCTCCCCGCCCAAGGCCGGCAAGACGCTCATCCTCCAGTCCATCGCCAACGCCATCACCACCAACAACCCTGAGGTCCACCTCATGATGGTGCTGGTCGACGAACGGCCCGAAGAAGTCACGGACATGCAGCGCACCGTCAAGGGTGAGGTCATCGCCTCCACCTTCGACCGTCCCGCCGACGACCACACCACCGTGGCCGAACTCTCCATCGAACGCGCCAAGCGCCTCGTGGAAATGGGCATGGACGTGGTGGTCCTGCTGGACTCCATGACCCGCCTGGGCCGCGCCTACAACCTGGCAGCACCGGCCTCCGGCCGCATCCTGTCCGGTGGTGTGGACTCCGCAGCCCTCTACCCGCCCAAGCGCTTCTTCGGTGCCGCCCGCAACATCGAAAACGGCGGATCGCTCACCATCCTGGCCACCGCCCTCGTCGAGACCGGTTCCAAGATGGACGAGGTCATCTTCGAAGAGTTCAAGGGCACCGGCAACATGGAACTCCGCCTGTCCCGCCAGCTCGCAGACAAGCGCATCTTCCCGGCCGTGGATGTCAACGCATCCGGCACCCGCCGCGAAGAAAACCTGCTCTCGCCCGAAGAAGTCAAGATCATGTGGAAGCTGCGCCGCGTCCTCTCCGGACTCGAAACCCAGCAGAGCCTTGAACTGCTCACCAACAAGATCCGGGAAACCCAGAGCAACGTCGAGTTCCTCATGCAGGTCCAGAAGACGACGCTTGGTGCGAAGTCGGATAACGACAAGTAG
- the thrB gene encoding homoserine kinase: MDTTSQAAVGLQLIEPGQRVTVRVPATTANLGPGYDSLGLALALHDTLTVESLDTDELAFELSGEGADTLPRDASHLVIRAMDAAFGRLGYRHGGLKVTARNVNPHGRGLGSSASAVVAAVSAANAMVPAESRRGKDWILQLTSEMEGHPDNVAPAIFGGLALSWQDSEQYSSTSATVAGSVIPVVAVPDFELSTEAARALLPASVGHHAAAMNSGRAALLIHALTQKPEFLVPGTEDYLHQSYRAEAMRPSAALIGALRKAGHAAVVSGAGPTVLVLANGEAQGTDAVAFIEAFTAENTPDIGWRVLKLAVDVEGAKVDVHRR; encoded by the coding sequence TTGGACACCACCTCGCAGGCCGCCGTTGGACTGCAACTGATCGAGCCGGGCCAGCGCGTTACCGTCCGCGTCCCGGCCACGACAGCCAACCTGGGCCCCGGATACGACAGCCTGGGACTGGCCCTGGCGTTGCACGACACCCTGACCGTGGAAAGCCTGGACACGGACGAACTCGCCTTCGAGCTCAGCGGCGAGGGCGCAGACACCCTTCCGCGGGATGCCAGCCACCTGGTAATCAGGGCCATGGACGCAGCGTTTGGGCGGCTTGGCTACCGGCACGGAGGCCTGAAGGTGACGGCCCGCAACGTCAACCCGCACGGCCGTGGGCTGGGCTCCTCCGCATCAGCCGTGGTGGCCGCAGTCTCGGCTGCCAATGCCATGGTTCCGGCCGAAAGCCGCCGCGGAAAGGACTGGATCCTCCAGCTCACCAGCGAGATGGAAGGCCACCCGGACAACGTCGCACCCGCGATTTTCGGCGGACTGGCGCTGTCATGGCAGGACAGTGAGCAGTACAGCAGCACCAGTGCCACAGTTGCCGGATCCGTGATCCCCGTCGTGGCGGTGCCCGATTTCGAACTCTCCACCGAAGCTGCCCGCGCCCTGCTCCCGGCTTCTGTGGGACACCACGCCGCCGCCATGAATTCCGGCAGGGCAGCGCTGCTGATCCACGCGCTCACGCAAAAGCCGGAATTCCTGGTGCCGGGCACCGAGGACTACCTGCACCAGAGCTACCGCGCGGAGGCCATGCGGCCCAGTGCGGCACTGATCGGCGCCCTCCGCAAGGCAGGCCATGCCGCAGTGGTTTCCGGCGCAGGGCCCACCGTCCTGGTGCTGGCCAACGGAGAGGCGCAGGGCACGGACGCCGTGGCCTTCATCGAAGCCTTTACGGCGGAGAACACGCCGGACATCGGCTGGCGCGTGCTGAAGCTCGCAGTGGACGTTGAAGGTGCTAAGGTGGACGTGCACCGGCGGTAA
- the thrC gene encoding threonine synthase, with protein sequence MAHQWRGVIREYADRLPVTESTRVITLGEGGTPLVHAQKLSELTGSEVYLKVEGMNPTGSFKDRGMTMAMTAAVASGAKAVVCASTGNTSASAAAYATAAGLKCAVLVPEGKISMGKLSQAIAHGATLLQVDGNFDNCLDIARKLGESYPVFLVNSVNPARIQGQKTGAFEVVDSLGDAPDIHVLPVGNAGNITAYWKGYKEYCAPFESDTAGTLPAVSTKTPAMWGFQAAGAAPFVAGHPITEPDTIATAIRIGNPASWDGAVGARDESGGLIEAVTDEEILNAHRWLSAKEGVFVEPGSAAGVAGLLKKHAAGEVASGKTIVITVTGHGLKDPQWALRTEDGNDVQPVKVPNDVVTVAAELGLEEK encoded by the coding sequence GTGGCTCACCAATGGCGCGGCGTCATCCGCGAATACGCTGACCGTCTGCCCGTGACGGAGTCCACCAGGGTGATCACCCTGGGCGAGGGCGGCACCCCGCTGGTTCACGCGCAGAAGCTCTCAGAACTCACCGGGTCCGAGGTCTACCTGAAGGTGGAGGGCATGAACCCCACCGGCTCCTTCAAGGACCGGGGCATGACCATGGCCATGACTGCCGCGGTGGCCTCCGGCGCCAAGGCCGTGGTCTGCGCTTCCACCGGCAACACCTCCGCGTCCGCCGCAGCCTACGCCACGGCCGCCGGCCTCAAATGCGCCGTCCTGGTGCCCGAAGGCAAGATCTCCATGGGCAAGCTCAGCCAGGCGATCGCGCACGGTGCCACCTTGCTGCAGGTGGACGGCAACTTCGACAACTGCCTGGACATCGCCCGCAAGCTGGGGGAGTCCTACCCCGTCTTCCTGGTCAACTCCGTCAACCCCGCCCGCATCCAGGGCCAGAAGACCGGCGCCTTCGAAGTGGTCGATTCCCTGGGTGATGCACCGGACATCCACGTTCTGCCCGTGGGCAACGCCGGCAACATCACGGCCTACTGGAAGGGCTACAAGGAGTATTGCGCTCCCTTCGAATCGGATACCGCCGGCACGCTTCCCGCCGTATCCACCAAGACGCCCGCAATGTGGGGCTTCCAGGCCGCCGGTGCCGCCCCGTTTGTCGCAGGCCACCCCATCACCGAACCAGACACCATCGCCACAGCCATCCGCATCGGAAACCCGGCGTCCTGGGATGGTGCCGTAGGCGCCCGTGACGAATCCGGTGGGCTCATCGAAGCCGTCACCGACGAGGAGATCCTGAACGCCCACCGCTGGCTGTCAGCCAAGGAAGGCGTCTTCGTGGAGCCCGGATCCGCGGCCGGCGTGGCGGGCCTGCTCAAGAAGCACGCCGCCGGCGAGGTCGCCAGCGGAAAGACCATCGTCATTACCGTCACCGGCCATGGCCTCAAGGACCCGCAGTGGGCCCTCCGCACCGAAGACGGCAACGACGTCCAACCTGTCAAGGTTCCGAATGACGTTGTCACAGTGGCCGCTGAGCTGGGACTGGAAGAAAAATAG